In Salvelinus namaycush isolate Seneca chromosome 12, SaNama_1.0, whole genome shotgun sequence, the DNA window ctctgggttcgcgcccaggctctgtcgcagccggccgcgaccgggaggtccgtggggcgacgcacaattggcatagcgtcgtccgggttagggagggtttggccggtagggatatccttgtctcatcgcgctccagcgactcctgtggcgggccgggcgcagtgcgcgctaaccaagggggccaggtacacggtgtttcctccgacacattggtgcggctggcttccgggttggaggcgcgctgtgttaagaagcagtgcggcttggttgggttgtgcttcggaggacgcatggctttcgaccttcgtctctcccgagcccgtacgggagttgtagcgatgagacaagatagtaattactagcgattggggaccacgaaaattggggagaaaataggatacaatttatttaaaaaataataataataataaaattatcattttataaatccttagcccCTCTCTGAAGGCGTAGAAGGCCcattgttccccactgtgtttggaTTAGTAATAATTCATAGTGGCTCTATTTTTCCTCAACAGCATTTTCTCACTATTTtgaatgtctaaagaatccatatgttgTTCAAAATGTTCACATTTCAGAACTCTTATTATGGTGgtgatttgacaaaattacaatcaaggtcttgaattggactcacATTTTTCTGGTCTCGGTCTCGCCCCACCTCTGTTCTTCGCCTTGAAATCggtctcgaacacaacactgCTCTTAACATTAAAACATTGGAAGACGGTACCAAATAGagtcccacagtggaggtgtcataatacccattaaacccagtggtcaaacagggaaatggttccaatcgtttttacaccattcattttcccatagggaattttagaaacacttcaaataagggctgtgtttcgtataggcttaccctggcatgatgttttgataaccatgtaaatctctctcggacaaggtcaCATTATTTATTTGGCTCCATTTGCTCTCAtattcgaaaatgctaattagcatcaaagtagacattaTGCAAGACTACAAACCCCAGCAAACCCTTGTGCAAGTCATCGCTAGCTGAAACCTTTACTAaagtgtcaatttaaaacttgcacaagacagttcacagaattgtcaatttaaatacatttttccaatTTATTCATTGAGGGATGATGTCTAAGCTTGCAAGAAGATGTTTTGTTCTGTataatagccacattagcagctaatggGTATTTCGTTTACAGGCGAATATTGATAAAAgttaccttgtccgagagagatttgcaCGGTTATCGAAACGTTTCGCTAGGGGAatcctacatgaaacacagaccttatatgAAGTAGTTCTAAAATCTCCGACTCTCAAATGAATGgtgaaaaaacgattggaaccatttccgagTTTTACCGCTAGGTTtcatgggtattatgactcatactgtggtactcaatGACGTTGCCAAATACCCTATGAAAGTGCCGCCGATTTTATGTTGCAGATTCGGTACTGTTTTTGAACGGGCTTCAGATTTCTATAATCAAATTCATGAAAACGTGGTCATTTACGATATTTGTAAAATTATATTCGTGGATTAATTCGTTGACTTGATGCCTTTAATGAAGGTTTTCGATTGCGTTTTCAAAATCGAAAACCTTCGTGAAAGCTATTGGGTGTAAATTAATCCACGACTATGAATATCATGTTACATATATCTTAAATGACCATATTTTCATGAATTTGATTATATAAGCATGACGCCCATGCAAAAACAGTTTTACACCAGGAAGTAGGCGGAACGTTCATAGGGTATAATCACCCAGATTTTTCATAGGCTTATTCTCTTTTcagacagtatatagtatatagtagttAGAAGGTTATAAGCCTATTACTATATTTTCCTTATGTCTGAGCACATCTATTAGCTTTATTTCAATTATTTGAATTGCAATTCTTGAAAAATATGTGAGGAGCATTTATTACGTATTTATAGACTATATGAATAGGATAACAACATATTAAcataatcaaatgtatttgaaaatgcATTTAGAAAGCACTACAATATATAGTTTGAAGTGTTCCCAATTGTTTTCAGAGATCTGATTTCCATCTGTTGTTACAgtgttagagagagagcgagaaagagagtgagagaaaaagagagagagggggatcatTTGGAGACATCCGTGCTTTGCTCACTTGGGTTTTGGGGAGTGAACCAAACAGCCATGGTAATAAAAGTCTTTATAGCATCCTCCTCTGGATCGACAGCGGTAAGAAATCTTGAGTATTGAGTAAGCCTTATAGCATATTGACCGTTTATGTACATTTTCTTGGCAAATTCAAAGTATTTGCATTAGGTGTTTCGGGCTCATACAAATGAGCTATTGTGTTGTAGCTACGCAGACTCTATCATATTAAATGTATTAAGCTCTATGGAAATGATCTTGCTTTTGAAAGTTCTACAAGTTGTGCATGGGATGTCCCGAGCAATAGAGTAGAAGCTGGGACTGACAGCTGCACAAATACATTCGATTCTATAGGCTTCTCATGCATGACAATGCATAGGCTATTGTAATTAACCTAAAACAATGATTTGATAAAGAGGGCCTTCAATTTGGGAGATATTGATTTGTCATATGACTATTATTCTATTAATTTGTATATATTGTTAATTTAGTGTTAACACAAAACTATGATTGTATTGTATCTAAAATGCATTTACAGGACAGTATAAAATCAAAAGAGGATACATAATCACATATTCATTGTCTGTAAGAATATCAGTCTCTTACCCCCTCTGTGTAGGAATGTTTTTATGAGTGAGCATGCAGACAAGAATGTTTAGGTAAAGCACTTGGTTAAACAGATCAGATGTTTTCATGCAACTGTTTTGGTACAAATTGCCTTGTGGTGAGGGTGAGGGGTCAAACTTAACTAGACTCTACCATCAGATGTTGACTCCCCCACCACAACCTTCCTCCattttcctgtttcctgtgtgccACCACTCCTTCCCTACATACTGCAAAACAACACGCCTAGACTAAAGGACCATTGCCAGTGGTGTTCTGTGCCAGAACAGCTGGACAGGATCAGTCTTTGGACATCTGAACTTCATACCTCACCCAATTACATCACTCTCTAAAGAATCAGTCAAAGAGCATCAGATGTTGACTACAGAATGACTGCCTCAGATAACCTCTGAATTATCTGGTCTGAAACGACGGATATTATTGCTTACTGTAAATTTGCAAGTCAAAATGTTGTCTATAAAGGATTTTCTAGACAGGCTTCTATGTGCAGTGCAAAGTTTAGACAGAACAGAAGTGGTTGCATTGGAACACTGGGCTCTCCTCCTACTGCCATATTTGGTCTGTGCCTGTCTTCTGAGCTGATCCTGGTTGCACAGAGGCCTTATTGGGTCCGTCTCAGTCCCCAGGCTCTCCTGTAGAATGCAGCCCAGCTGCAGAGGCTCTGCAAAGTGAATAGAGGCTTATCTCCCCATACTCCACACTTTATTACACATCAAAACAGTATTATTATTGTGTCTTTATtactagggatgcaccgatatgacatttttggccgatgtCCGATATTTTGCTTGCCAAAAAAAACAATAACGATAACCAATATTTACAATTTTAGCggtcttttaagcattctagtacagttaaatagttacacacacatggacgcagcggtctaaggcactgcatctcagtgcgagaggcatcactacagtccctggttcaaatccaggctgtatcacatccggccgagattgggagtcccatagggcggcgcacaattggcccagcgtcgtccgggtttggctggggtaggccgtcattgtaaataacaatttgttcttaactgacttgcctagttaaaataaaggctacacacacatcacactgaccaaaaagttattttgttggcatttacgtatgtccccattaccagtaaaacctaatcaaaacctatttctttcacttacttgctgtgctgtttcgttgttcatttgtagagtcgtttcattctcaaacaggatttcatcatacatgtcaagaaGTGAAGTTttagctctgtctgtccgtgacctctcttcctcggtgcgcactgtcactgtgtccgtttccatcttgtccagctgtgtatgtaacatttcacgtaaaccctgtttcttgtctgcaacaaagtagcggtccttgtacctagcatcgagcatggtggcggcacagtaaagaggctcagagagaatgccaccgaatctTGTTCACAGCCTTGTACTTTTGCAAATGTTAACTCCACGGtctgtgtcggcagttttgttgagcaggcgtttcaatgccatgacagagggtatcacgtctgctgcagacgcagttgatTAGCTTATTactcgagtcagttgttcgaatggcgcTAGGAGAGTGTTCTagtttccaagtttcaaacatgttctcaaatgccattgaaatgacAGCgccggtatgagaaccagcacattcttgagcatgcaatacggctttcctcagtacgaaatccttattgacccactgtgctgtcagactcagcatgctcatgggcctgacatcgctggtccaaatgtcagtcgtgaagctaatagcagtgacgcccatagcaagtagctcataGATGTGCGTTGCAataatactgtgtaactccggtagggcaacatctgaaaaatagtgcGTACCGGGACTCGACCAATCagtgaaagccaacatcatccacgacagagaatggttgattgtcaagggcaatgaattccattatcttgccgttaatggattttgcctttgagttgtctcactgaaattttcttactctttcaaaatgACTGCTCCACTTGAACTTGTTTACTTGTTGGAAGTGTGTGCttagtatttttctgcttttgttctgtgtatTACTGTATTtttgtggcgtcattacgtcatctacctacgttatataggtatgcacgtcagctttgacagttttgcacatcggcgttaaactagacatcgggctgATGCCGATGTtgccatttttagctaatatcggctgATTCCGATATGCTCACTGATATACCATGCATCCCTTATTATTACATGACCTAATTATATATCTCATCCTCTTTCTGCCTGTAGATTAAGAAGCAGCAGCAAGACATCATGGGTTTCCTAACTGTCAACAAGATTGACTTTAAGGAGTGTGACATCGTAACTAGTGAAGACAACAGGAAGTGGATGAGGGAGAACGTACCTGAGGACTTCCGACCAATGACGGGGGTCCCCCTGCCTCCACAGATATTTAATGAAGAACATTACTGTGGGGTGAGTGTTGTACTGTACTGACCCCTTCACAGTGTAGTGAAGCTTACTGTCTGAAGCTGATGAGAGGTCAAAGGACAGTATGCTAGCAACTGCATAGTAAAGAAAAGTATGCTTTGATAACCAAAAGTGCCTGGTTTATATTTTTCCTGTTCTAATTTAAGGTAGACATTCTCAACATACTCTGTGAGAATATTGCAGCCCGGTACCTTTGTAACAATTTGTGTAATAAtgataaataataatacattttattttaagtgCTTTTCACGACACCCAAAGTGACTTTACAAACACAAGAACATCAGCAGGGTAAAAAGCTATAAAATCATGTATTCAAATAATTAAGAATATgaatataccaaacattaggaaaaccttcctaatattgaggtgatagcccccccccccccccccccccctttttttgctctcagaacagtctcaattcgttgggtacggactctacaaggtgtcgaaagtattccacagggatgctggcccatgttgactctaatgcttcccacagttgtgtcaagttggctggatgtcctttgggtggtggaccattcttgatacacatgggaaactgttgagtgtgaaaaacccagcaggttgcagctcttgacacaaaccggtgtgcctggcacctactaccataccccgttcaaagataccccgttcaaaggcacttacatattttttcttgcccattcaccctctgaatggaacacatacacatgccatgtctcaattgtctcaaggcttcaaaatccttctttaacctgtctcctccccttcatctacactgattgaagtggatttagcaagtgacatcaataagggaacatagctttcacctggattcacctggtcagtctgtcatggaaaaagTAGGTaatcttaatgttttgtacactcagtgtataaaagTATACTAAACATAAgcacagactaaccagggaggtGAACTAGACAGAGGATAAAAGCTAAGACAACAGAGTGTACGGGTAAGCATGTGTGAAGAGGTGTGTCTTTAGTGTGGACTTGAATATGTGTATGGATTGTGAAGTTCTtacatggagagggagggagttccAGAGTTGGGGAACTGCCCTGCTAAAAGCCTGGTCTCCCATGGAGCGGAGCCTGGTGTGAGGGAGGGTGAGGAGGCCGGTGTCAGAGGAGCACAGTGAACAGGTTGGGAGTGTAGGGGTGCAGGAGGCCAGTAAGGTATGTTGGCGCCAGTCCATTGAGTGCTTTGTAGGTGAGCATGAGCAATTTGAAGATGATCCTATATTGAACTGGGAGCCAGTGGAGTTTgatgagggtgggggggggggggggggggggggggggggtcctgaggTTTGGTGTGTGTGAGGACTCATGCAGCTGAATTTTGAATATGTTGAAGTCTGTCCAGTGTTTTGGAGTCTGAATGGCGTTGCAGTAGTCCAGGCGTGATAAAGCAAAGGCGTGAATGAGGGTTTCAGCAGCGGGGTCAGTGAGAGAAGATCTGAGTCGTGAGATGTTTTGAGGTGGAAGAAGGCTGACTTGGTGATGTTCCAGATGTGGGGTTCAAATGACAGAGTGGGGTCAGATGTAACACCAAGGTTCCTGACAGTGGAGTTGGAGTGGATTGTGCAGCCATCTATTGTCATGTTGAGTTGACCCAGTCTCTTGATGACGGAGTTGATGTCCATGATCTCTGTTGTAATAACCTTCTGAAACAAACTTAGTGAGACAGCTACCTTTTGTATTGTTGTTGCAGAATTACGAGGCCTTCTTTGATGCCCGTGAGGAGCATGCAGTGTATGCATTCTTGGGCCTAACAGCCCCTCCAGGCTCCAAGGTAAAGACCAAGGCCTTATGGACATACTCCGTCAGTCAAAACCACACACAGAGGACCATACTCATGTGCAAGTTACCAGTCCATCTATTTTGAATGATCGCTTGTTTCCGCTACTACCATGTATTTCACAACTCTGTTGCCAAACATAGAGGCAATGAAGGATGACCTGCAGGTCCAGACTGTTCTGTTGGCAACTGTACTATATCATTACAATACTTACACGAAATTGTTCTCGTGAAATTACATACACCTTTTGGTGGAAGCATAAATACAATTGGTCTCAACCCTGGTGTTGCATCATTTTCTTAGCACTGTTTTCATACCACCCACAGGAAGCAGAGGCCTTGGCTGGACTGGAGCAACAGTAGCCGTATGGTTTTGATTAGCAGACCACAGTGCCCTCTCCTGTCATCCTCCATTCAGCTCTACAGCAGCTTGCCACTGCTCGTCTGGAAAACGTCTTCTCAGACCAATCATAGCGCTTTATTTTGTTGTGAAAGGTAATCAGAATGGTATCAAATTGACCAAATGTTGTGTTTTTTGACAATGTCTTTAAAGTGGTGACCTTGTACTGTTACAATAGTTCAAGTCAATGCTGGGCAGTATCCCATGTTCAATATCATATTGAAATCAAGGTGGAATGATTGCCCAAATACTAGGAATTTAGTAGATGATAAAGACATGCTTTGCACATATGAGAATATTTAATTCAATGATATATTTTTCATGTTTGATAATAAAATAGTGTTACTTTACTACTCAGTCTCTCTTATTCTTACCCACTTTCCTTGTTATTCTTGTTTAGCTCAAATTAACATTGCAAAGAATACTGTTGTCACATAATTGTTTCAGTTCTCCTTACATTCTAAATGGAATGTCACACCACAGAAGGCAGAAGCTGAAAAGCAGGGGCAGTGAGTGTTCTAATTTTATTTCTAACAATGCTTCCTGTTTTTGACATTTGCTACTCAGAAGCTCAGTACAATTAGGGACAGCACATTACCGTGGCTGCTCACCAGTTAGAGAAATCTGTAGATAACTTGT includes these proteins:
- the LOC120057166 gene encoding SH3 domain-binding glutamic acid-rich-like protein isoform X2 yields the protein MGFLTVNKIDFKECDIVTSEDNRKWMRENVPEDFRPMTGVPLPPQIFNEEHYCGNYEAFFDAREEHAVYAFLGLTAPPGSKEAEALAGLEQQ
- the LOC120057166 gene encoding SH3 domain-binding glutamic acid-rich-like protein isoform X1 gives rise to the protein MVIKVFIASSSGSTAIKKQQQDIMGFLTVNKIDFKECDIVTSEDNRKWMRENVPEDFRPMTGVPLPPQIFNEEHYCGNYEAFFDAREEHAVYAFLGLTAPPGSKEAEALAGLEQQ